One stretch of Hydrogenovibrio kuenenii DSM 12350 DNA includes these proteins:
- a CDS encoding LexA family protein — MATRTPKSTKNQKATTSDSSKNTHGGAREGAGRKKGSGVYGEATKVMRVPESKVSLIKDWLEGLTDSEQQMEVLSAFQDAAKGTASVQIPSASEPVPLPLYSHKVVAGFPSPADDYVEMVLDLNEKLVRNKAATFLLTVQGESMKKIGIKDGDILVVDKSLTPTDGKIVIAAVDGELTVKRLSIKSTGTWLVPENDHYPPILIREESDVVIWGVVTSTISLL, encoded by the coding sequence ATGGCAACACGTACTCCTAAATCTACAAAAAACCAAAAAGCGACCACAAGTGATTCTTCTAAAAATACGCATGGCGGAGCTAGAGAAGGTGCAGGGCGTAAAAAGGGTAGTGGCGTTTATGGTGAAGCCACCAAGGTGATGCGGGTGCCGGAGTCTAAAGTCAGTTTGATTAAAGACTGGCTGGAAGGTTTGACGGATAGCGAGCAGCAGATGGAAGTGCTTTCAGCGTTCCAAGATGCAGCAAAAGGTACAGCGAGTGTTCAGATTCCTTCAGCAAGCGAACCGGTGCCTTTACCTTTGTATAGCCATAAAGTTGTTGCAGGCTTTCCTAGCCCAGCTGACGACTATGTTGAAATGGTACTGGATCTTAATGAGAAATTGGTGCGAAACAAGGCAGCCACTTTTTTATTAACCGTTCAGGGCGAGTCTATGAAAAAAATCGGCATCAAAGATGGTGATATTTTAGTCGTAGATAAGAGTTTGACGCCAACAGACGGTAAAATCGTTATTGCTGCCGTGGATGGAGAGTTGACGGTTAAACGTCTTTCAATTAAGTCTACGGGTACTTGGTTAGTGCCAGAAAATGATCATTATCCACCGATATTAATTCGTGAAGAGTCTGATGTGGTGATTTGGGGGGTAGTGACCTCAACCATCTCTCTGCTTTGA
- a CDS encoding Y-family DNA polymerase, which produces MSMFALIDGNNFYASCEMAFNPSLWKRPVVVLSNNDGCIVSANAQAKQIDFSTYAHHQGLGVHGFRAAKPNSMMFQPYFKVKDLLEKYHTAVFSSNYELYADMSNRMHAVTAQFAPQQEIYSIDESFLNLSGMDSSHLTELAHDIKHTVFQWLHLPVAVGIAPTKTLAKLTNHWAKQYTYYRGVLNLSDLSESTQRHLCQKTDIGKVWGIGSRLTSQLKNKGFHTVEDLRNMPLHHARKAFSITLERTIRELNGESCLKTRETDSKKQIISSRSFGQLVTNRKDMEQALISHVAIASRKLRKQQSASQLLTIYFKTSPFNKQAQSYCPSITLPLDYPTNNTILLAKAAKAGLQKIWRPGYAYHKAGTILSEITNNLSYQADLFLPQIDTEYRQKITKMVTLSDELNQKLGKTSLYLLSEGIKNKTTWQMKRQQMSSRYTTHWNELLTLYV; this is translated from the coding sequence ATGTCGATGTTTGCACTAATTGATGGCAATAATTTTTATGCGTCTTGTGAAATGGCGTTTAATCCGTCTTTATGGAAGCGTCCCGTCGTCGTACTATCTAACAACGACGGTTGTATCGTGTCGGCCAATGCACAAGCAAAGCAAATTGATTTTTCCACTTACGCTCATCACCAAGGTCTAGGTGTTCATGGCTTTCGAGCTGCTAAGCCTAATAGCATGATGTTCCAACCTTACTTTAAAGTAAAAGACCTATTAGAAAAATATCATACTGCGGTTTTTAGCTCAAATTATGAACTTTATGCGGATATGTCAAACCGCATGCATGCGGTCACTGCACAATTCGCACCTCAACAAGAAATATACTCCATCGACGAGAGTTTCTTAAATCTCTCAGGCATGGATTCCTCCCATCTCACTGAACTGGCGCACGACATTAAACACACCGTCTTTCAATGGTTACATCTCCCCGTTGCCGTCGGTATAGCACCAACAAAAACACTCGCCAAACTAACAAATCACTGGGCTAAACAATATACCTATTATCGAGGCGTATTAAACCTGTCTGACCTATCTGAAAGCACACAACGCCATCTATGCCAAAAAACCGATATTGGCAAAGTATGGGGTATTGGTAGTCGACTAACAAGCCAGCTAAAAAACAAAGGATTTCATACCGTCGAAGATTTAAGAAACATGCCATTACACCATGCTAGAAAAGCCTTTTCCATCACATTAGAACGTACCATCAGAGAGCTCAATGGTGAGTCATGCTTAAAAACCCGCGAAACAGACAGTAAAAAACAGATTATTTCTTCTCGTTCTTTCGGGCAACTGGTCACTAACCGAAAAGACATGGAGCAAGCATTGATTTCTCATGTTGCCATCGCATCACGTAAGCTACGCAAGCAACAGTCTGCCAGCCAACTTCTAACCATTTATTTTAAGACCAGCCCCTTTAATAAACAGGCACAATCTTATTGTCCATCCATCACCCTACCTCTTGACTACCCAACCAACAATACCATTTTGCTGGCAAAAGCAGCAAAAGCAGGGTTACAAAAAATATGGCGCCCCGGATATGCTTACCATAAAGCAGGAACCATCCTCTCGGAAATCACAAACAACCTTTCTTATCAGGCTGATTTATTCTTGCCTCAGATCGACACAGAATACCGACAAAAAATCACCAAAATGGTCACGCTCTCGGATGAACTCAATCAAAAATTAGGCAAAACAAGCCTCTATCTACTCTCCGAAGGCATTAAAAACAAAACCACTTGGCAAATGAAGCGTCAACAGATGTCTTCGCGCTATACTACCCATTGGAATGAGCTTTTAACCCTATATGTCTAA
- a CDS encoding multidrug effflux MFS transporter, whose amino-acid sequence MSHLTAKYLAPRLGALVALTPFSVDTYLPAMPAIASQMTATLNEVSITVPLFLIGFALGQLIGGPLSDRFGRKPIAVIGLSVFFIASLLMTFANHIDQLYWIRAMQALGGGFATVVASAMVRDLFSGKDSARVFSMIALVMLIAPLIAPGIGSLILHFSQWHSIFLFLAFYAALLFFLVKITLPETVSNERKQANKQQPWNTLLSNYKIVLTHKRGIGFLLAQGFASSILFIYISESPFIYMELFDVRPEAFPFYFGLVVLGVIFFNRVNIGLLKRYEPRQIVLGVIIAQSIFSLILIGYESVFTPNVFVVLLLMFFVIGLLGAITPNILASYMDFFPHVSGTANGLISSSIFGFGGIMGVVMSELHNGTLQRISSFTLLMSLISLFSLLLLAKVREPIKIPD is encoded by the coding sequence ATGTCGCATCTGACCGCAAAATACTTGGCACCACGTTTAGGTGCTTTGGTCGCATTAACCCCCTTCTCGGTCGACACCTACTTACCCGCTATGCCCGCTATCGCTAGCCAAATGACAGCAACATTGAATGAAGTCAGCATAACCGTTCCATTGTTCTTGATCGGCTTTGCACTTGGGCAACTTATCGGCGGCCCTTTATCTGATCGATTTGGCAGAAAACCAATTGCCGTGATTGGTCTAAGCGTGTTTTTTATCGCCTCACTCTTAATGACTTTTGCCAATCATATAGACCAACTCTATTGGATTCGCGCCATGCAAGCCCTTGGTGGAGGTTTCGCCACCGTAGTCGCCTCCGCCATGGTTCGAGACTTGTTCTCAGGAAAAGACAGCGCACGAGTATTTTCAATGATTGCGCTCGTGATGCTCATCGCTCCTTTGATAGCCCCCGGCATAGGTTCTCTTATTCTGCATTTTAGCCAGTGGCACAGCATATTCTTATTCTTGGCGTTTTATGCCGCCCTACTATTTTTTCTAGTGAAAATTACATTACCCGAAACCGTTAGCAACGAGCGCAAACAAGCCAATAAACAACAACCTTGGAACACCCTGCTAAGCAACTATAAAATCGTGCTCACCCATAAACGCGGTATCGGTTTTTTGCTAGCGCAAGGCTTCGCGAGCAGCATACTCTTCATCTATATTTCCGAGTCCCCATTCATCTATATGGAATTGTTCGACGTACGCCCTGAAGCTTTTCCGTTCTATTTCGGCTTGGTCGTTTTAGGGGTTATCTTCTTCAACCGAGTGAATATCGGCCTACTCAAACGCTATGAACCCAGACAAATCGTTTTAGGCGTTATCATTGCCCAATCAATTTTTTCATTGATCTTAATTGGTTATGAATCAGTGTTCACGCCGAATGTTTTTGTCGTTCTACTGTTAATGTTTTTCGTTATTGGTTTGCTGGGCGCCATCACGCCGAATATTCTGGCAAGCTACATGGACTTCTTTCCTCATGTATCCGGCACGGCAAATGGATTGATCAGCTCCAGCATCTTTGGATTCGGCGGCATTATGGGTGTGGTCATGAGTGAATTGCATAACGGCACCTTACAAAGAATCTCAAGCTTTACGCTGTTGATGAGCTTAATCAGCTTATTCAGCCTATTGTTGCTGGCAAAAGTTCGGGAACCGATAAAGATTCCAGACTAA
- a CDS encoding NTP transferase domain-containing protein, with amino-acid sequence MPSSLPNIGIIILAGGEGKRMGGVDKGWCLYQETPMIVQVLGALETQYQSLYGEDASRPFFISANRNLSDYQALDYPVISDKRPGFCGPLSGIESVFNAGQVRALKIDRWITYPVDSPIVPQDYLERMALVKSDRFGVWRAGSRSHFVNLSLPSGVLPEITQYLNFGNRSIKGWLTPRSQQTDFVSSLSGLSDDQTSSFLNLNSPSDLA; translated from the coding sequence GTGCCGAGTAGTTTACCCAATATAGGTATCATCATTCTTGCGGGTGGAGAAGGTAAGCGTATGGGCGGTGTTGATAAGGGCTGGTGCTTATATCAAGAAACACCGATGATTGTCCAAGTGTTGGGCGCTTTGGAAACGCAATATCAATCCTTGTATGGCGAAGATGCTAGCCGCCCATTTTTTATTAGTGCTAATCGAAATCTGTCGGATTATCAGGCGTTGGACTACCCTGTGATTTCCGACAAACGACCAGGGTTTTGTGGCCCTTTGTCCGGCATAGAGTCTGTTTTCAATGCAGGGCAGGTTCGAGCACTAAAGATTGATCGTTGGATAACTTACCCGGTTGACTCACCAATCGTTCCGCAAGACTACCTTGAGAGAATGGCATTGGTCAAAAGTGATAGGTTCGGTGTTTGGCGAGCAGGCAGTCGGTCACACTTTGTTAACCTATCATTGCCATCTGGCGTATTGCCGGAAATAACGCAATATTTGAATTTTGGTAATCGTTCTATTAAGGGTTGGTTAACACCACGCTCACAACAAACAGATTTTGTTTCGTCACTGTCTGGGTTGAGTGACGATCAAACCTCCAGTTTTTTGAATCTAAATAGTCCATCGGACTTGGCTTAG
- a CDS encoding molybdopterin molybdotransferase MoeA: protein MLQKNPNSLSAYDEVKTLVLSKILPLQQSEAVPLHALVGRVLAEELVSPLNLPSWPQSAMDGYAFSSLADSCLLPVVDCLYAGQEPKMVSPNNAVRIMTGALLPEGLDTVIPFEEAMLQTDKGMDQLLRPEHLKVGRHVKPVGSDVQFGQALLKKGHRITARDIGLMASIGLTEAKVVRKLKVAILTSGDELLLPGQPYSLGKTYDANSDQISALCSTLPVEVVACDRVSDDIETVAQALSHWSEQVDIVLTLGGASAGQKDFIKTVLSSYDESWFWKLAMKPAKPFAMARKSSNSAWVLALPGNPLAAFMSFHLFVLGVIKKHSGQASWAHSPSKVRLLSPLFSDKDRVRWIQVVKTPDGVVPIPNVSASQLAVLSGATGFVRLQPEIDYREGVWVDYWGYGCAE from the coding sequence ATGTTGCAGAAAAACCCGAATAGCTTGAGTGCCTATGATGAGGTGAAAACATTGGTGCTTTCCAAAATTTTACCGCTTCAACAAAGTGAGGCAGTGCCATTACATGCTTTGGTAGGCAGGGTGTTGGCTGAAGAATTGGTTTCACCGCTTAACTTGCCTAGCTGGCCGCAAAGCGCAATGGATGGATATGCTTTCTCAAGCCTTGCTGATAGCTGTTTGTTGCCAGTAGTGGATTGCCTCTATGCCGGCCAAGAACCTAAGATGGTTTCTCCCAATAACGCAGTAAGAATTATGACGGGTGCATTACTACCCGAAGGCTTGGATACGGTCATTCCCTTTGAAGAAGCGATGCTCCAAACCGATAAGGGAATGGATCAGCTTTTAAGACCCGAGCATTTGAAGGTAGGACGACACGTCAAGCCAGTTGGTTCGGATGTTCAGTTCGGCCAGGCTTTACTGAAAAAAGGGCATAGAATCACCGCGAGAGATATAGGTTTGATGGCTTCGATCGGTCTTACCGAGGCGAAGGTGGTGCGTAAGCTCAAAGTCGCGATACTGACATCGGGTGATGAATTGCTGCTACCAGGCCAGCCATATAGTTTGGGCAAAACCTACGATGCCAATAGTGATCAAATTTCGGCTCTGTGTTCGACTCTGCCCGTTGAGGTGGTTGCTTGTGACAGGGTATCCGACGATATTGAAACGGTTGCCCAGGCCTTGTCGCATTGGTCTGAGCAAGTGGATATTGTCTTAACGTTAGGCGGTGCATCCGCTGGGCAGAAGGATTTTATTAAAACGGTGTTGTCATCTTATGATGAATCTTGGTTTTGGAAACTGGCGATGAAACCGGCAAAGCCATTTGCCATGGCTCGTAAAAGTTCAAATTCGGCTTGGGTATTGGCATTGCCAGGAAATCCGCTGGCCGCGTTTATGAGTTTTCATCTATTTGTTTTGGGTGTCATCAAAAAGCATTCAGGGCAAGCGAGTTGGGCGCACAGTCCGTCAAAGGTTAGGTTGTTGTCCCCCTTGTTTTCGGATAAAGATAGAGTTAGGTGGATTCAGGTTGTTAAAACCCCAGATGGCGTTGTGCCAATCCCTAATGTCTCTGCGAGTCAGTTAGCCGTTTTATCCGGTGCAACTGGGTTTGTGCGATTACAACCAGAGATTGATTATCGGGAAGGCGTATGGGTGGATTACTGGGGGTACGGTTGTGCCGAGTAG
- a CDS encoding glycosyl transferase family protein: MSVSDHPFSHYLRILGKGPKSRRPLTEEEASDALSMILAGDVTDKQLGAFLLLMRANGETPSELIGFVKGLRKTLGLESTEDMSVDLDWSSYAGKWRYPPYYLLSVKLLVQNGFRICLHGDDGQFNNRHYAQSFLEDLGAYEAKTLHAAKQHLANGEMVYLPLTAYAPQLRDILHLKSELGVRTVFNTAVKLLNPLNAPCAIQGIFHKGVENLHHSAALALGTPKNLVFKGEGGEAEIRPDALTNLFVSRDAQPTEAPESIAFKGIIERQTRPKSWEPSDVMRLWRGEGKDIYGEGAVIATTASALMLMKDLPIEDAVAQARVFWLNRQN, from the coding sequence ATGAGCGTTTCAGATCATCCATTCAGCCACTATCTGCGTATTTTGGGCAAGGGACCGAAAAGCCGTCGTCCTTTGACCGAGGAAGAAGCTTCGGATGCGTTGTCGATGATTTTGGCTGGAGATGTGACGGATAAACAATTGGGCGCGTTTCTTTTGCTGATGCGAGCCAATGGTGAAACCCCGTCGGAGTTGATTGGTTTTGTTAAAGGTCTACGTAAAACCTTGGGGTTGGAATCTACGGAGGACATGAGCGTCGATCTCGACTGGTCCTCCTATGCGGGCAAATGGCGTTATCCACCTTATTATCTATTGAGCGTCAAACTGTTGGTGCAGAACGGCTTCCGTATCTGTTTACATGGTGATGATGGACAGTTTAATAATCGCCATTATGCGCAATCCTTTTTGGAGGATCTCGGGGCTTATGAAGCCAAGACACTTCATGCCGCCAAACAACATCTTGCTAATGGCGAGATGGTGTACTTGCCGTTGACGGCCTATGCCCCTCAGTTGCGGGATATTCTTCATTTAAAGTCGGAGTTGGGGGTACGTACCGTATTTAACACAGCAGTGAAACTGTTGAATCCGTTGAACGCGCCTTGTGCGATACAAGGTATTTTTCACAAGGGCGTTGAGAACCTTCATCATTCGGCAGCGCTGGCACTGGGAACACCGAAGAACCTTGTGTTTAAGGGGGAAGGGGGTGAAGCGGAAATCCGCCCGGATGCCTTGACGAATTTGTTTGTTTCGCGAGATGCTCAACCTACTGAAGCGCCTGAATCTATTGCCTTCAAAGGCATTATCGAACGTCAAACCAGACCGAAAAGCTGGGAACCGAGCGATGTGATGCGTCTATGGCGTGGTGAAGGCAAGGATATTTATGGCGAAGGCGCGGTGATTGCCACGACGGCATCGGCATTGATGTTGATGAAGGATTTACCGATTGAAGATGCGGTTGCACAAGCCCGTGTGTTTTGGCTTAACCGACAGAATTAA
- the cysG gene encoding siroheme synthase CysG codes for MDYLPIFMNIKQQPCLIVGGGVVAARKADLFIQSGAQVTVIAPALKSEMQSFLKQDKVTWHQGVFSPKVVAEVFGEQLPKLVISATDNQAVNIAVYEYCQLTGIPVNVADQTEYCDFILPAIVDRAPMTIAISTGGRSPVLARVMKAKLETMIPHGFGRLTDLVGRYRDKVKATISSIEGRKAFWESLLDGLFIDKAVHGAAGEAEALLDKKLTQDSAFEEEVAGEVYVIGAGPGDPELMTFKAQRLLQQADVVLYDRLVSPEIVELARREAERVYVGKKSKHHAVPQEDICRMMIVYAKQGKKVARLKGGDPYIFGRGGEEIEALAKEGVAYQVVPGITAAAGCAAYADFPLTHREFSQSVALVTGHQQEGGQAIDYGRLAHSGDTMVFYMGIKNAPKIQAGLIAHGMNPHTPAAIIERGTCADQKVTVSSLGKLTETIAKQAIKPPALLVVGEVIKVRERIQNAKQFVQQAEQTLSLRKVAV; via the coding sequence ATGGATTACTTACCGATTTTCATGAATATCAAACAGCAACCTTGCCTGATTGTTGGCGGTGGTGTGGTTGCTGCACGTAAAGCGGATTTGTTTATTCAATCCGGTGCACAGGTGACGGTGATAGCGCCAGCCTTAAAGTCCGAGATGCAATCTTTTTTGAAACAAGACAAAGTGACTTGGCATCAAGGGGTGTTCAGCCCAAAGGTGGTGGCAGAAGTTTTCGGTGAGCAGTTGCCGAAGCTGGTGATTTCCGCAACGGACAATCAGGCGGTGAATATTGCGGTGTATGAATATTGTCAGTTGACCGGTATTCCAGTGAATGTGGCAGACCAAACCGAGTATTGCGATTTTATTCTGCCAGCGATTGTTGATAGAGCACCAATGACGATTGCGATTTCAACCGGAGGTCGTTCTCCTGTGTTGGCGAGAGTGATGAAAGCGAAATTGGAAACGATGATTCCGCATGGTTTCGGTCGCTTGACGGATTTGGTTGGGCGTTATCGCGATAAGGTCAAAGCAACAATATCCTCCATTGAAGGTCGTAAGGCATTTTGGGAAAGCTTGTTGGATGGCTTGTTTATCGACAAGGCCGTACATGGTGCAGCGGGTGAGGCAGAGGCTTTATTGGATAAGAAGCTGACTCAAGATAGTGCGTTTGAAGAAGAGGTGGCGGGCGAGGTTTATGTGATAGGCGCAGGGCCAGGTGATCCAGAATTGATGACTTTTAAGGCACAACGTTTATTACAACAAGCAGATGTGGTGTTGTACGACCGTTTGGTGTCGCCAGAGATTGTCGAATTGGCGCGTCGTGAAGCCGAACGCGTTTATGTCGGCAAAAAATCCAAACACCACGCAGTACCGCAAGAAGACATTTGTCGCATGATGATCGTTTATGCTAAGCAAGGTAAAAAAGTGGCGCGTTTGAAGGGAGGAGACCCTTATATCTTCGGGCGAGGTGGAGAGGAGATTGAAGCTTTGGCAAAAGAAGGGGTCGCCTATCAAGTGGTGCCCGGCATTACTGCTGCAGCTGGGTGTGCAGCTTATGCCGATTTCCCGTTGACGCATCGTGAGTTTTCTCAGTCTGTTGCATTGGTGACAGGGCATCAGCAAGAGGGTGGACAAGCGATAGACTATGGTCGATTGGCGCACTCTGGTGATACGATGGTTTTCTATATGGGAATCAAGAATGCACCGAAAATCCAAGCGGGGTTGATTGCTCATGGCATGAATCCGCATACGCCTGCGGCCATTATCGAGCGAGGAACTTGTGCCGACCAGAAAGTGACGGTGAGTTCGCTTGGTAAACTGACCGAAACCATCGCTAAGCAAGCGATTAAGCCACCGGCATTATTGGTGGTGGGTGAAGTGATAAAGGTGCGTGAACGCATCCAAAACGCCAAACAATTTGTTCAGCAAGCAGAGCAAACCCTGTCATTGCGAAAAGTGGCGGTTTAA
- a CDS encoding nitrate reductase: MSLRQAIEQVNQPSTVKTTCPYCGVGCGIDVTPSNGDSAAQVRVKVAGDKSHPANFGRLCVKGSATGETLDFEGRMLAPQINGEQVDWETALTEVAQRFQQTIAEHGPDSVAFYVSGQLLTEDYYVANKLIKGFIGTANIDTNSRLCMASAVVGYKRAFGSDTVPCSYEDLEQADLITLVGSNAAWAHPIVYQRIAAAKKARPNMKVVVIDPRRTATCDLADIHLALRPGMDAALFNGLLKHLVSNNAMDSDYIEQFTEGFEDALAATDGQNSIKSVAEQCDVSEDDLAQWFAWFAEQAKVVTLYSQGVNQSSSGVDKSNAIINCHLAGGKIGYEGAGPFSITGQPNAMGGREVGGLANQLAAHMDFTQPENIERVKRFWQASNMAQHEGLKAVDMFQDVADGKIKAIWIMNTNPAVSMPDADAVKAALQACECVVVSDCMQSTDTTEVADILLPALTWGETTGSVTNSDRTISLQRQFMQGPEMARADWWLICEVAKRMGFASAFDYASVAEIFDEHARLSAFENGTSPDQALRDFNLSALIGLAEQDYLNLKPIQWPVVMKDAQGNPQGTKRMFEDGLFFTPNRKARFIPITPMPPKTQPTTEKPFVFNTGRIRDQWHTMTRTAKTGKLMAHRDEPYLSLHPADAEALGLQTGGLVRVSNELGVFIGRVEITDAQRRKEVFAPMHWTNQYTSHGKVDILVAPNVDPFSGQPESKHSVVKVEAFESRWQAVVLSRTALDMSQVSSQLMAGTQTTDELYWVKIKGQGFFRYELAGSFGLQNNLQAFQTLLMQSELSSDKQTNDLDWMEYEDANRKQIRLACLSDNRLQAVMFIAPTPEDKTAMDGKPWPLLSRDWLGMMFDQNEVLGMERRSLLAGKASGAKDVGKMICSCFSVGFNTIVEAIQTNNLTSVEAIGQALKAGTNCGSCVPELQEILTQVTELVD, from the coding sequence ATGTCACTCAGACAAGCAATTGAACAGGTGAATCAACCTAGCACAGTTAAAACAACTTGCCCCTATTGTGGTGTGGGTTGCGGTATCGATGTGACGCCTAGCAATGGTGATAGTGCGGCACAAGTAAGAGTGAAAGTTGCCGGTGATAAGTCACATCCGGCTAACTTTGGGCGCCTGTGTGTAAAAGGCTCGGCTACCGGAGAGACACTTGATTTTGAGGGCAGGATGTTGGCACCACAAATCAACGGTGAGCAGGTGGATTGGGAAACAGCGCTGACAGAAGTCGCGCAACGTTTTCAGCAAACGATTGCCGAACATGGGCCGGATAGCGTGGCGTTTTATGTTTCAGGGCAGTTGTTGACCGAAGACTACTATGTTGCCAACAAGTTGATCAAAGGGTTTATCGGCACAGCGAATATCGATACCAACTCACGTTTGTGTATGGCTTCTGCGGTGGTGGGTTACAAGCGCGCGTTCGGTTCAGATACCGTGCCTTGCAGCTATGAGGACTTAGAACAAGCCGATTTGATTACGTTGGTCGGCTCCAATGCCGCTTGGGCACACCCGATTGTCTATCAGCGCATAGCTGCGGCAAAAAAAGCGCGTCCAAATATGAAAGTGGTGGTCATTGACCCACGACGCACAGCAACCTGCGATCTTGCCGATATTCATTTGGCATTGCGTCCAGGTATGGATGCGGCTTTGTTTAATGGCTTGTTGAAGCATTTGGTCTCAAACAACGCGATGGATTCTGACTATATCGAACAGTTTACCGAAGGGTTCGAGGATGCTTTGGCTGCGACAGACGGGCAAAACAGCATCAAGTCTGTCGCTGAACAATGTGATGTGAGCGAAGACGATTTAGCACAATGGTTTGCCTGGTTTGCAGAGCAAGCTAAAGTGGTGACGCTCTATTCGCAAGGGGTGAATCAATCTAGCAGCGGTGTGGATAAATCCAATGCAATTATCAACTGCCATTTGGCCGGAGGCAAAATCGGTTATGAAGGTGCAGGTCCTTTTTCCATCACCGGGCAACCCAATGCGATGGGAGGGCGTGAAGTCGGCGGCCTGGCAAATCAGTTGGCAGCGCACATGGATTTTACGCAGCCTGAGAATATCGAACGGGTTAAGCGCTTTTGGCAGGCATCAAACATGGCTCAGCATGAAGGCTTGAAAGCAGTTGATATGTTTCAAGATGTTGCAGACGGCAAGATCAAAGCGATTTGGATTATGAACACCAATCCTGCGGTTTCCATGCCTGATGCCGATGCGGTCAAAGCTGCGCTACAGGCGTGTGAATGTGTGGTGGTTTCTGACTGTATGCAAAGTACCGATACCACCGAGGTTGCGGATATTTTGCTGCCTGCGCTCACTTGGGGGGAAACGACCGGTTCGGTTACCAATTCCGATCGTACGATTTCGCTTCAACGACAATTCATGCAAGGACCAGAAATGGCAAGAGCGGACTGGTGGCTGATTTGTGAAGTGGCGAAACGAATGGGGTTTGCGTCAGCATTCGATTATGCCTCTGTAGCAGAAATTTTTGATGAGCATGCGCGTTTATCGGCTTTTGAAAATGGTACAAGTCCTGACCAAGCATTACGTGATTTTAACTTATCTGCATTGATAGGGTTGGCCGAGCAGGATTACCTTAATCTGAAACCTATTCAATGGCCTGTGGTAATGAAAGATGCGCAAGGCAACCCTCAAGGCACCAAAAGAATGTTTGAGGACGGGCTGTTTTTTACCCCAAATCGAAAAGCGCGATTTATTCCGATAACGCCAATGCCGCCTAAAACTCAGCCGACGACAGAGAAACCTTTTGTTTTTAACACGGGGCGAATCCGTGACCAATGGCACACCATGACGCGTACCGCCAAGACCGGTAAATTGATGGCGCACCGTGACGAACCCTATTTGTCTTTACACCCCGCAGATGCCGAAGCGCTTGGTTTGCAAACAGGTGGACTGGTTAGGGTTTCAAATGAACTGGGTGTGTTTATCGGTCGTGTCGAAATAACGGACGCACAAAGACGAAAAGAAGTCTTTGCGCCAATGCACTGGACGAATCAATACACCAGCCACGGTAAAGTCGATATTTTGGTTGCGCCAAATGTTGACCCTTTTTCAGGTCAGCCTGAGTCCAAACATTCGGTGGTGAAGGTGGAAGCGTTTGAGTCGCGCTGGCAAGCAGTGGTTTTGAGCCGCACGGCATTGGATATGTCGCAAGTCAGTTCACAGCTGATGGCTGGAACCCAAACCACCGATGAGCTTTATTGGGTGAAAATTAAGGGGCAAGGTTTTTTTCGCTATGAATTGGCGGGCAGTTTTGGGCTTCAAAATAATTTACAGGCGTTTCAAACACTGTTGATGCAATCCGAACTCAGCAGCGATAAGCAAACAAACGATTTGGACTGGATGGAATATGAAGATGCAAACCGCAAGCAAATCCGTTTGGCATGTCTGTCCGACAATCGCTTACAGGCTGTGATGTTTATTGCGCCAACGCCAGAAGACAAAACGGCAATGGATGGCAAGCCCTGGCCTTTATTAAGCCGTGATTGGTTGGGCATGATGTTTGACCAAAATGAAGTGCTTGGTATGGAAAGACGTAGTTTGTTGGCAGGCAAAGCAAGTGGCGCCAAGGATGTCGGCAAGATGATTTGTTCTTGTTTCAGTGTCGGCTTCAATACCATTGTCGAGGCGATTCAAACCAATAACCTGACATCGGTGGAAGCCATTGGTCAGGCACTTAAAGCGGGTACCAATTGCGGCAGTTGCGTACCGGAACTACAAGAAATTTTGACTCAAGTCACCGAGTTGGTGGACTGA
- the nirD gene encoding nitrite reductase small subunit NirD, which produces MSEFLQVCLVSDLVKDAGVAALVNNKQIALFYIDGQVYATDNFDPIGKANVMSRGMTGDRQGVLTVASPLYKEHYSLISGDCLDKEGISLPVYPARVVGEKVEVALD; this is translated from the coding sequence ATGAGTGAGTTTTTACAGGTGTGTTTAGTGAGTGATCTTGTCAAAGATGCTGGGGTCGCTGCTTTGGTCAATAACAAGCAAATCGCATTGTTTTATATTGACGGACAGGTGTATGCCACGGATAACTTCGATCCAATAGGAAAGGCGAATGTGATGTCGCGAGGCATGACTGGAGACAGACAGGGAGTATTGACGGTTGCCTCTCCATTGTATAAAGAGCATTACAGCTTGATTAGCGGAGACTGTTTGGATAAAGAGGGTATTTCTCTGCCGGTATATCCAGCACGCGTTGTCGGTGAAAAGGTTGAAGTGGCACTTGATTAG